The following are encoded together in the Bacillus cereus group sp. RP43 genome:
- a CDS encoding DUF350 domain-containing protein, translating to MTWMNVLAMLVWTGASAVLLFAIMWVDSIFTKYNDLKEIKNGNTAVTTRFVMKLFAQGYILSQSITKANDLWQALLASAVSFVILLVVEMFIEFVLKKMSGLDLEEGTKEGSVAHAMLAGSLHIVGALILGACL from the coding sequence ATGACGTGGATGAATGTTTTAGCTATGCTTGTATGGACTGGAGCGAGTGCGGTACTTTTATTTGCAATTATGTGGGTTGATTCGATTTTTACAAAATACAATGATTTAAAAGAGATAAAAAATGGAAACACAGCAGTGACAACACGTTTCGTTATGAAATTATTCGCTCAAGGATACATTTTGTCACAATCGATTACGAAAGCAAATGATTTGTGGCAAGCGCTTCTTGCCTCAGCAGTTTCTTTCGTTATTTTATTAGTTGTAGAAATGTTCATTGAGTTTGTGTTAAAGAAGATGTCTGGTTTAGATTTGGAAGAAGGAACGAAAGAAGGCAGCGTAGCACATGCGATGTTAGCTGGTTCATTACATATCGTTGGGGCACTTATTTTAGGTGCTTGTTTATAA
- a CDS encoding DUF4178 domain-containing protein, with the protein MSLFKRIKNIMKSPEPPKPEKSLLTLAPGDMIEVSLVMYELTGKTSMHSRKEIVLTLQDGKDIRYLKIEDRENTYYKLYTPIDGRLDSIDEIPTTIEMDDIEYHMEEQYNGRVVVMGKTPFAASEEQYVWEFQSDNRKLLRVEWQNGRTMMYEGEAIIPADVQIIRAT; encoded by the coding sequence GTGAGCTTATTTAAACGTATTAAAAATATAATGAAAAGCCCAGAGCCGCCGAAACCAGAAAAGAGTCTTTTGACATTAGCTCCTGGCGATATGATTGAAGTGTCGTTAGTGATGTACGAATTAACTGGGAAAACGAGCATGCATTCTCGCAAAGAGATTGTTTTAACTTTGCAGGACGGGAAAGATATTCGTTATTTAAAAATTGAAGACCGTGAAAATACGTATTACAAATTGTATACACCGATTGATGGTCGTTTAGATTCAATCGATGAAATTCCGACGACGATTGAAATGGATGATATAGAGTATCATATGGAAGAACAATATAATGGACGTGTTGTTGTTATGGGGAAAACGCCATTCGCTGCTTCAGAAGAACAGTACGTATGGGAATTCCAGTCTGACAACCGCAAATTATTACGTGTTGAATGGCAAAATGGTCGCACAATGATGTATGAGGGAGAAGCAATTATTCCTGCTGATGTACAAATCATAAGAGCAACATAA
- a CDS encoding DUF4247 domain-containing protein, which translates to MSNRLFTMIKSFVIPILAIVTLLVIAGYALSGCQSGQAKSIQDRYPLESVAKDGKQESYVYRAANRSVPEVAKELIAERKPKQASKEDENQMFLVYSDKMYNLQKDKEKPSDTLIEISNEEFVRQNYQPSFLQGYIMGSILNDIFGSRKSSYGDYRGYNDRQNHKPVIPERPPTKEEKKTPPPITKEGKGSIIKRGDNVDSKSSVGDKGSITEKGSNTTPPPPTGSKGKITKTPGGSSGSDVKPKSSIKTPPKNTSPPKTRVGGSGKITKRR; encoded by the coding sequence ATGTCAAACCGATTGTTTACCATGATTAAATCGTTCGTGATCCCTATACTTGCTATCGTTACATTACTTGTTATTGCCGGCTATGCTTTATCGGGCTGTCAAAGTGGTCAGGCGAAGTCAATTCAGGACCGTTATCCGCTAGAGTCTGTCGCAAAGGATGGTAAACAAGAATCTTACGTGTATAGGGCTGCCAATCGGTCAGTTCCTGAAGTCGCAAAGGAACTTATAGCCGAAAGGAAACCGAAGCAAGCATCTAAAGAAGACGAAAATCAAATGTTCCTCGTTTATTCTGATAAAATGTATAATTTGCAAAAGGATAAAGAGAAACCATCTGATACGTTAATTGAAATTAGTAATGAAGAATTTGTCCGTCAAAATTACCAACCATCCTTCTTACAAGGATATATTATGGGGAGTATATTAAACGATATATTCGGTTCACGAAAATCATCATACGGTGATTATCGCGGATATAACGACAGACAAAATCATAAACCGGTTATCCCGGAAAGACCACCTACGAAAGAAGAAAAGAAAACCCCGCCTCCAATTACGAAGGAAGGGAAAGGATCTATTATTAAGCGAGGCGATAATGTAGATTCGAAATCATCTGTAGGTGATAAAGGGAGTATTACGGAAAAAGGAAGTAATACGACGCCTCCGCCTCCTACCGGAAGCAAAGGAAAAATTACAAAAACACCCGGTGGTTCAAGCGGATCAGATGTGAAGCCGAAATCATCTATTAAAACGCCGCCAAAGAATACATCTCCCCCGAAAACAAGGGTTGGTGGTTCTGGGAAAATTACGAAGAGAAGATAG
- a CDS encoding YitT family protein, which produces MEKIIKNKPNKLKIASKALMIIIGAFITAYGLESVLIPNNVSDGGVTGLSIVSSRLFGLPLGALIAVINIPFVWLGYKQIGKSFAIYSIIGIASLAIGTVVMHGIPIIIEGDTLLVTVVGGIIIGFGMGLALRNGGALDGIDMLAVLLSRKLPFGTSDLILFLNMFVFIFVSTVFGLQGAILSAIAYFIASKVIHIVEVGLSGSKTFKIITKEPELMVETIRDRLGRSATYNEVYGGYSREKFKEISCVINRLEESKMKDLINEIDPNAFITVYDVAEVKGGNFKKRDIH; this is translated from the coding sequence ATGGAGAAAATTATCAAAAACAAGCCCAATAAGCTAAAAATTGCTTCAAAAGCTTTGATGATTATTATTGGGGCATTTATCACAGCGTATGGATTAGAATCGGTATTAATTCCAAATAACGTATCAGACGGTGGTGTAACTGGTTTAAGTATCGTTAGTTCAAGATTATTTGGATTGCCATTAGGAGCTCTAATCGCAGTTATTAACATTCCTTTCGTTTGGTTAGGATATAAACAAATTGGTAAAAGTTTTGCAATTTATTCTATTATCGGGATTGCTTCATTAGCAATAGGTACCGTTGTCATGCACGGAATACCAATTATTATTGAAGGTGATACATTACTCGTTACAGTTGTTGGTGGTATTATTATCGGTTTCGGTATGGGACTAGCATTACGTAACGGCGGCGCATTAGATGGAATCGATATGCTAGCTGTATTACTTTCTCGTAAGTTACCTTTTGGAACAAGTGACCTTATTTTATTCTTAAATATGTTTGTCTTTATTTTTGTTTCAACAGTATTTGGTCTTCAAGGAGCTATCCTTTCGGCAATTGCTTACTTTATCGCTTCTAAAGTGATTCATATTGTTGAAGTTGGTTTAAGTGGTTCGAAAACATTTAAAATCATCACAAAAGAACCTGAACTAATGGTTGAAACAATTCGTGATCGTTTAGGCCGAAGCGCAACATACAATGAAGTTTACGGCGGTTATTCAAGAGAGAAATTTAAAGAAATCTCTTGTGTAATTAACCGTTTAGAAGAAAGTAAAATGAAAGACCTTATTAATGAAATCGATCCTAATGCCTTTATTACAGTTTATGACGTAGCAGAAGTAAAAGGCGGTAATTTCAAGAAACGTGATATTCATTAA
- a CDS encoding ElyC/SanA/YdcF family protein: MYFGIIPLILLIIFLISYLKDPRKIINGFLFNAFFCSFLLFCAIASYESGSNSLHFIVIIPLLALIVMIPFAIVALMFGLFLNAKILMQREGRRFTNSLTLIAALGILFFIMLAIINPANLFSEHFQFIFTAISLITMYFFVHLSNFLSAYFLYQFNRPRRNQDFIIVLGSGLINDKVPPLLASRINKAIDFYWKQASVNTPPTIIFSGGQGPDEGLPEAEAMQKYAVEKGIPIEHTVQENRSVNTYQNMSFSKEIMDSLKPEGKYRSIFTTNNFHLFRAGIYARQAGLNSQGIGSKTAFYYWPNAMIREYVAIVVMGRKRHMKVCGTILGFALFLTVLSFIVS, translated from the coding sequence ATGTATTTTGGAATCATTCCTCTTATATTACTTATTATTTTTCTTATCTCATATTTAAAAGATCCACGAAAAATAATAAATGGCTTTTTATTTAATGCCTTTTTCTGTTCATTTCTATTATTTTGCGCTATAGCCTCATATGAGTCTGGTAGTAACTCTTTACATTTTATCGTTATTATTCCCCTGTTAGCGCTAATTGTAATGATACCTTTTGCTATAGTCGCTTTAATGTTTGGACTATTTCTTAATGCAAAAATTTTAATGCAACGTGAAGGAAGACGCTTCACAAACTCTTTAACTTTAATTGCTGCTTTAGGGATTTTATTCTTTATTATGCTCGCTATCATAAATCCAGCAAATTTATTCTCAGAGCATTTTCAATTTATTTTCACTGCGATTTCGCTTATAACTATGTATTTCTTTGTACATTTGTCTAACTTCTTAAGCGCATATTTTTTATATCAATTCAATAGACCTAGACGTAATCAAGATTTCATCATCGTTCTTGGTAGTGGCTTAATTAATGATAAAGTACCACCTTTACTTGCAAGTCGCATTAATAAAGCAATCGACTTTTATTGGAAACAAGCCTCTGTAAATACACCACCAACAATCATTTTCTCTGGTGGGCAAGGTCCAGATGAAGGTCTTCCTGAAGCAGAAGCAATGCAAAAATATGCTGTTGAAAAAGGAATTCCGATTGAACATACAGTGCAGGAAAATCGCTCTGTCAACACATATCAAAACATGTCGTTCTCTAAAGAAATTATGGATTCTTTAAAACCAGAAGGTAAGTATAGAAGTATCTTTACAACGAACAACTTCCATCTTTTCCGCGCTGGTATATATGCAAGACAAGCTGGTCTTAATAGCCAGGGAATTGGATCAAAAACAGCATTTTATTACTGGCCTAACGCAATGATTCGTGAATATGTCGCAATTGTTGTAATGGGACGTAAGCGCCATATGAAAGTGTGCGGGACTATTTTAGGTTTCGCTTTATTCCTAACAGTCCTTAGTTTTATTGTTTCTTAA
- a CDS encoding S-layer homology domain-containing protein, which translates to MGLKKLLLTGAIVATTAFTSIGTAQASIEFKDVPNNHWSYKAIMDLANKNIVAGYGNGIFGFGDDVTREQVAALMFRQLKPAVKEQYNNPYKDVTDRSTLFKKEILALTEMGVFAGDGTGNFRPKDSLTRDEMAQILTKGFQLQIRGDHNFPDVDRNGWANPAITAIKSNYITAGTGDGKFAPRMHVSREQYVQFLYNATLPLEERPGAGQEQPQPKRFANCKEANDAGVYDITRDSPYYGKHLDRDGDGIACERNKSGK; encoded by the coding sequence ATGGGGTTAAAAAAATTACTTTTAACAGGTGCAATTGTTGCGACTACAGCATTTACTTCAATTGGGACGGCGCAGGCAAGTATAGAGTTTAAAGATGTTCCAAACAATCATTGGTCTTATAAGGCAATTATGGACTTAGCAAATAAAAACATTGTTGCTGGATATGGAAATGGGATTTTTGGGTTTGGTGATGATGTAACTCGTGAGCAAGTGGCAGCCCTTATGTTCCGTCAATTAAAGCCAGCAGTAAAAGAACAGTATAATAATCCGTATAAAGATGTTACTGATCGTTCGACTCTGTTTAAAAAAGAGATTCTTGCTTTAACAGAGATGGGTGTATTTGCTGGAGATGGCACAGGGAACTTTAGACCGAAAGATTCGTTAACTCGCGATGAAATGGCACAAATTTTAACAAAAGGGTTCCAATTGCAAATAAGAGGGGATCATAATTTCCCGGATGTAGATAGAAATGGATGGGCGAATCCTGCGATTACTGCAATTAAATCAAATTATATTACAGCTGGAACTGGTGATGGTAAATTCGCACCTAGAATGCATGTAAGTCGTGAGCAATACGTTCAGTTCTTATATAACGCGACATTACCGCTTGAAGAAAGACCAGGAGCCGGACAAGAACAACCACAACCAAAACGCTTTGCTAACTGTAAAGAAGCAAATGATGCTGGGGTTTACGATATTACAAGAGATAGTCCTTATTACGGTAAGCATTTAGATCGTGATGGTGATGGAATTGCTTGTGAGAGAAATAAGAGCGGTAAATAA
- a CDS encoding spore germination protein, with translation MKVGDKMPAIVEGVIIENCNGTINLGDKYNVHPIEKTKAYNGSGSSNTGLNVRTFSGISTADVNDNDLNDQEIQFTL, from the coding sequence ATGAAAGTAGGTGACAAAATGCCAGCTATTGTTGAAGGTGTTATTATTGAGAACTGTAACGGGACAATTAACTTAGGTGATAAATATAACGTACATCCGATTGAAAAGACGAAAGCTTATAACGGATCGGGATCTTCAAATACTGGATTAAATGTGAGAACATTCAGTGGTATTAGTACGGCAGATGTAAATGATAACGATTTAAATGATCAAGAAATTCAGTTTACTTTATAG
- the cydB gene encoding cytochrome d ubiquinol oxidase subunit II has translation MSHDMLAIIWFGLWGVIWTVYFILDGYALGNGMIFPFVAKDRQERNQLQEAIGPFWGGNEVWLITAGGATFAAFPVTYANMFSYLYTPLFLVLLALFARAAGLEFMHKDDSPIWQKTCKWAFSIGSFLIAFLFGVTFANLYYGLQIGKNGYEGNLLSLLNHYGILGGLFFTAIFVVSGALWVMIKTTGEVSDRAYKIARPFSMAAAIILAIFYVATANRTNLFHNFTEYPVLFILPILAMLMSVLALIMVYKHKIGLAFTFVCLTIAMFMTTGFAGMFPRMLPSRINDAYSTTLYNAAGSELNLKIMFFVAMVMVPIVIGYQLWSYSIFKDKIHKDSAKGYH, from the coding sequence ATGTCTCATGATATGCTTGCAATCATCTGGTTCGGTTTATGGGGCGTAATTTGGACAGTTTACTTCATTCTTGATGGCTACGCACTCGGTAACGGAATGATTTTCCCATTCGTTGCGAAAGATCGTCAAGAACGAAATCAATTACAAGAAGCTATCGGCCCGTTCTGGGGTGGTAATGAAGTATGGTTAATTACAGCTGGTGGTGCAACATTTGCTGCCTTCCCAGTCACATATGCAAATATGTTTAGCTACCTATATACACCACTATTTTTAGTATTACTTGCACTATTTGCTCGTGCCGCTGGACTTGAATTTATGCATAAAGACGATTCACCAATTTGGCAAAAAACTTGTAAATGGGCATTTTCAATTGGTAGTTTCCTAATCGCCTTCTTATTCGGTGTTACATTCGCTAACCTATATTACGGACTACAAATTGGAAAAAACGGTTATGAAGGAAATTTACTTAGCTTATTAAACCATTATGGTATTTTAGGTGGTCTATTCTTCACTGCTATATTCGTCGTATCTGGTGCCCTTTGGGTTATGATTAAAACGACTGGTGAAGTATCTGATCGCGCTTATAAAATCGCAAGACCATTTTCAATGGCAGCTGCTATCATTTTAGCTATCTTCTATGTAGCAACTGCAAATCGTACAAATTTATTCCACAACTTTACGGAATATCCTGTACTATTCATTCTTCCAATACTTGCAATGTTAATGAGTGTACTCGCACTTATTATGGTGTACAAACATAAAATCGGCCTTGCATTCACATTCGTTTGCTTAACAATCGCAATGTTTATGACAACTGGCTTTGCAGGTATGTTCCCAAGAATGTTACCATCACGTATTAACGACGCATACAGCACAACGTTATACAACGCAGCAGGTAGTGAATTAAACTTAAAAATTATGTTCTTCGTTGCAATGGTCATGGTACCAATCGTTATTGGATATCAACTTTGGAGCTACAGCATATTTAAAGATAAAATTCATAAAGACTCTGCTAAAGGATATCACTAA
- the cydA gene encoding cytochrome ubiquinol oxidase subunit I has protein sequence MSDVLLLSRFQFAITIFYHFLFVPLTIGLVILVACMETQYARTLNPTYRKMANFWGKLFTINFVMGIITGITMEFQFGTNWSEYSKYMGDIFGSPLAIEALVAFFLESTFMGIWLFGKDKISPKFRAFCMWMVALGTNISALWIITANGFMQNPVGYVVRNGRAELNDFWALVTNPYAWNMFFHTVIGCYIVGAFFVMAISAYHLLRKNEVDFFKKSFKFGLILGLFAATITPFMGHQSGVSAAKYQPAKGAAMEAVWETGKGQGFSIIQIPDVKNEKNFELLTIPKLGSFFYTNSFDGEIVGLKDIPKEDRPNVNLVYYSFRLMVALGMFFMALTWFGFYLNRKGKLENSKRYLKITMWSVLLPYIAINAGWIVAEVGRQPWTVYKLMRTAESVSPISVPQIWFSLISLILFYTLLLIADVYLMLKFAKKGPAALEEPATEGGTAHVS, from the coding sequence ATGTCCGACGTTCTGTTACTGAGTCGTTTTCAATTTGCAATTACTATTTTTTATCACTTTTTATTTGTACCTTTGACAATCGGACTTGTTATTTTGGTAGCATGTATGGAGACTCAATACGCCCGCACATTGAATCCAACATACCGCAAAATGGCAAATTTCTGGGGTAAATTATTTACAATTAACTTCGTAATGGGGATTATAACCGGGATTACGATGGAATTCCAATTTGGAACAAACTGGTCTGAGTACTCCAAATATATGGGGGATATTTTTGGATCGCCTCTCGCAATCGAAGCACTCGTTGCCTTCTTCTTAGAATCTACTTTCATGGGAATATGGTTATTCGGTAAAGACAAAATTTCACCAAAGTTCCGTGCCTTCTGTATGTGGATGGTTGCACTTGGAACAAATATTTCCGCACTTTGGATTATTACAGCAAACGGTTTTATGCAAAACCCTGTTGGCTACGTAGTACGTAACGGCCGCGCTGAATTAAATGATTTCTGGGCACTTGTTACAAATCCATATGCTTGGAACATGTTCTTCCATACTGTAATTGGTTGTTATATCGTTGGTGCTTTCTTCGTTATGGCAATTAGTGCCTATCACTTATTACGTAAAAATGAAGTCGATTTCTTCAAAAAATCATTTAAGTTTGGTTTAATATTAGGATTATTCGCAGCAACAATTACACCTTTTATGGGTCACCAATCAGGTGTATCAGCTGCTAAATACCAACCAGCAAAAGGAGCTGCAATGGAAGCTGTTTGGGAAACTGGAAAAGGACAAGGTTTCTCAATCATTCAAATTCCTGATGTAAAAAATGAAAAGAACTTTGAACTACTTACAATTCCAAAACTCGGCAGTTTCTTCTATACAAACTCATTTGATGGAGAAATTGTTGGTTTAAAAGATATTCCGAAAGAAGATCGTCCAAATGTTAACCTCGTATACTATAGCTTCCGCTTAATGGTTGCACTTGGTATGTTCTTTATGGCATTAACTTGGTTCGGTTTCTATTTAAACCGAAAAGGAAAACTAGAAAACTCAAAACGTTATTTAAAAATTACAATGTGGTCTGTCTTACTTCCTTATATTGCAATTAATGCTGGCTGGATTGTTGCTGAAGTAGGTCGTCAACCGTGGACAGTTTATAAACTAATGCGTACAGCAGAATCTGTATCACCTATATCAGTTCCACAAATTTGGTTCTCATTAATTAGTTTAATATTGTTCTACACTTTACTTTTAATTGCAGACGTATACTTAATGCTGAAGTTCGCAAAAAAAGGACCAGCTGCATTAGAAGAGCCTGCTACTGAAGGAGGTACAGCTCATGTCTCATGA
- a CDS encoding carbonic anhydrase, with amino-acid sequence MKSLEEILQYNEKFVEEKKYEEYETGKFPNKKMVIISCMDTRLVELLPKAMNMRNGDVKIIKVAGAVISHPFGSIMRSILVAVYELGADEVCVVGHHDCGMAKIQASSTIEKMKERGVTEEKLDTLRYSGIDLERFLQGFSSVEESVEHSVSILRNHPLLPEEVPVHGLVIDPDTGKLDLVVNGYEN; translated from the coding sequence ATGAAGTCATTAGAAGAGATTTTACAATACAATGAAAAATTTGTTGAAGAGAAAAAATACGAAGAGTATGAAACAGGAAAATTTCCAAATAAAAAAATGGTGATTATCTCTTGTATGGATACTCGTCTTGTTGAATTATTACCGAAAGCAATGAATATGCGTAACGGTGATGTGAAAATTATTAAAGTAGCAGGTGCTGTTATTTCACATCCGTTTGGAAGTATTATGCGTAGTATTTTAGTCGCTGTATATGAGCTTGGAGCTGACGAAGTATGTGTTGTCGGTCATCATGATTGTGGTATGGCAAAAATTCAAGCAAGCAGTACAATTGAAAAAATGAAAGAGCGCGGCGTAACAGAAGAGAAATTAGATACACTTCGTTATTCTGGAATCGATTTAGAAAGATTCCTACAAGGATTCTCTAGCGTAGAAGAAAGTGTAGAACATAGTGTGTCAATACTTCGCAACCATCCGTTACTTCCGGAAGAAGTACCTGTTCACGGTCTTGTTATAGATCCTGACACAGGAAAATTAGATCTAGTTGTGAATGGTTACGAAAATTAA
- the yidD gene encoding membrane protein insertion efficiency factor YidD, giving the protein MKQIFIGIIRFYQKFISPMTPPTCRFYPTCSHYGLEAFQKHGALKGFWLTCKRILKCHPFHPGGFDPVPDKKDDNIHS; this is encoded by the coding sequence ATGAAACAGATTTTTATTGGGATTATACGCTTTTATCAAAAGTTCATTTCTCCGATGACACCACCAACTTGCCGCTTTTATCCGACTTGTTCTCATTACGGATTAGAGGCGTTTCAAAAACATGGTGCACTCAAAGGCTTTTGGCTTACTTGTAAGCGTATATTAAAATGTCACCCTTTCCACCCGGGAGGATTTGATCCTGTCCCAGATAAAAAGGATGACAATATACATTCTTAA
- the luxS gene encoding S-ribosylhomocysteine lyase LuxS — translation MPSVESFELDHTIVKAPYVRHCGVHNVGSDGIVNKFDIRFCQPNKQAMKPDVIHTLEHLLAFNLRKYIDRYPHFDIIDISPMGCQTGYYLVVSGTPTVREIIDLLELTLKDAVQITEIPAANETQCGQAKLHDLEGAKRLMNFWLSQDKDELEKVFG, via the coding sequence ATGCCATCAGTAGAAAGCTTTGAATTAGATCATACGATTGTAAAGGCACCTTATGTAAGACATTGCGGAGTTCACAATGTAGGTAGTGACGGTATTGTAAATAAATTTGATATTCGTTTTTGCCAACCGAATAAACAAGCAATGAAACCAGATGTTATTCATACGTTAGAGCATTTATTAGCATTTAATTTACGTAAATATATTGATCGTTATCCGCATTTTGATATTATCGATATTTCACCAATGGGTTGCCAAACAGGATATTATCTTGTTGTAAGCGGAACACCAACGGTTCGCGAAATTATTGATTTATTAGAACTAACATTAAAAGATGCGGTTCAAATTACAGAAATTCCAGCTGCAAATGAAACACAGTGTGGCCAAGCGAAGCTTCATGACTTAGAAGGAGCAAAACGCTTAATGAACTTCTGGTTAAGCCAAGATAAAGATGAACTTGAGAAAGTGTTTGGATAG
- a CDS encoding YczI family protein has translation MLKNIRIILATIALILALLNLFAKFSTLLPFVFILLSIMFILFGIDEIKERQKAKAFVYFLCSAFILYVGVSSILS, from the coding sequence ATGTTAAAAAACATTCGAATTATACTAGCAACTATTGCCCTCATTCTCGCTCTACTTAACCTCTTTGCAAAATTCTCTACGCTTTTACCATTCGTATTTATCCTTTTAAGTATTATGTTTATCCTTTTTGGAATTGATGAAATAAAAGAGCGGCAAAAAGCAAAAGCATTTGTTTATTTTCTCTGTTCTGCCTTTATTTTATATGTTGGAGTATCTAGTATACTTTCATAA
- a CDS encoding DUF3953 domain-containing protein — translation MTFSFTALSIAIYSFISGNRDIMPYMFIFLGLMAFTMGLEEIKKHKQSSGTLAFIAGAAALLLGFSEIFR, via the coding sequence ATTACTTTTTCATTTACCGCTTTATCTATAGCAATCTATAGTTTTATCAGCGGCAACAGAGACATTATGCCTTACATGTTCATTTTCTTAGGTTTGATGGCTTTCACTATGGGTCTAGAAGAAATTAAAAAACATAAACAATCTAGTGGCACACTTGCTTTCATAGCTGGCGCTGCTGCTTTATTACTTGGCTTCTCAGAAATTTTTCGTTAA
- a CDS encoding DUF3953 domain-containing protein — protein MHNTLRILIALSVIIISAISLLTGQNNFLPISQFLLGALMFLIAIEQIKKKDSGTGFICIVTGAFIWLVLIITYIK, from the coding sequence ATTCATAATACACTACGCATTTTAATCGCACTCAGTGTCATCATCATATCCGCTATTAGTTTACTGACAGGTCAAAATAACTTTCTACCAATTTCACAATTTCTATTAGGAGCTTTAATGTTTCTCATCGCAATTGAGCAAATAAAAAAGAAGGATTCAGGAACCGGATTTATTTGTATTGTTACTGGTGCTTTCATTTGGCTTGTTCTCATCATTACCTACATAAAGTGA
- the ytzI gene encoding YtzI protein, giving the protein MLKIVIIGIIIVLVVLVLSVMTINKGYAYKHSIDKPEDNPYTKNSKENS; this is encoded by the coding sequence ATGCTTAAAATAGTAATTATCGGTATTATAATCGTCCTAGTCGTACTAGTACTCTCCGTTATGACGATTAATAAAGGCTATGCATATAAACATTCCATTGATAAACCAGAAGATAACCCTTATACAAAAAACAGTAAAGAGAATTCATAA
- a CDS encoding hydrolase, with amino-acid sequence MENKKTYYISVGNGQISQVKTADTYNFEIYANDEEITELREYFDQAYKEDLGSFVRSHVPFVEYHHDSNNDRYDEQLQKAYKMIYDLGNHETKELVAQMGIINGL; translated from the coding sequence ATGGAGAATAAAAAAACATATTATATATCAGTTGGAAATGGTCAAATTTCGCAAGTGAAGACGGCGGATACGTATAATTTTGAGATTTATGCAAATGACGAGGAGATTACGGAGTTAAGAGAGTATTTTGATCAAGCATATAAAGAGGACTTAGGTTCGTTTGTACGCTCCCACGTTCCATTCGTTGAGTATCATCACGATTCGAATAATGACCGGTATGATGAACAACTACAAAAAGCATATAAAATGATTTATGATCTAGGAAATCATGAAACGAAAGAATTAGTCGCGCAAATGGGAATAATCAATGGATTGTAA
- the mutTA gene encoding antimutator 8-oxo-(dGTP/GTP)ase, translating into MYKFKDYYHNTVQLSFERYPFSPEPKHVWVVCRYGDQWLLTHHLRRGLEFPGGKVELGETPEEAAVREVHEETGGIVSDLTYLGQYKVSGKDKIIIKNIYFATISAVEQHTHYEETKGSVLLKDIPDNIKTDRKFSFIMRDDVLARTMKHIEEIGCFTK; encoded by the coding sequence ATGTACAAATTTAAAGATTATTACCACAACACTGTACAATTATCGTTTGAACGTTACCCATTTTCTCCTGAGCCAAAGCATGTTTGGGTTGTATGCCGGTACGGGGATCAATGGTTATTAACGCATCATTTACGCCGTGGTCTTGAATTTCCAGGTGGTAAAGTAGAACTTGGGGAAACACCGGAAGAAGCGGCAGTTCGAGAAGTTCATGAGGAAACCGGCGGCATAGTTTCTGATTTAACTTACTTAGGGCAATACAAAGTATCCGGAAAAGACAAAATAATCATTAAAAACATTTATTTTGCAACAATTAGTGCGGTAGAGCAACATACGCATTACGAAGAAACGAAAGGGTCTGTTTTATTAAAAGACATTCCTGATAATATTAAAACTGATAGAAAATTTAGCTTTATTATGCGCGATGATGTATTAGCGCGTACGATGAAACATATAGAAGAAATCGGCTGTTTTACGAAGTAA